The following coding sequences lie in one Musa acuminata AAA Group cultivar baxijiao chromosome BXJ1-8, Cavendish_Baxijiao_AAA, whole genome shotgun sequence genomic window:
- the LOC103993609 gene encoding cytochrome P450 77A3-like — protein MDLVDVLYVVGAAVVAAVWWRRCSRTPEGLPPGPPGWPVVGNLFQVILERRPFMYVARDLRKRYGPIFTMRMGQRTLIIVTSADLIHEALVQRGPLFASRPADSPTRLLFSAGKCTVNSAAYGPLWRALRRNFVSEIVTPARVKQFGWIRDWAMANHLARVRAEFKATGAVQMMSNCRLTVCSILVCICFGARVPEDHVRVIEEVLKEVMMMTTPKLPDFLPIFTPFFRGQLTEARKLRKRQMDCLVPLVRARRAFVESGGEMDPSSAWEMVSPVGEAYIDSLYGMEPSGKGRLGEDELVTLCSEVMSAGTDTSATMLEWAMLHLVLDQSAQERLYEEIVGKVGRDKGRKITEADVEGMSYLQAVVKETMRRHPPSHFVLSHAATRETELGGYRIPADASVEFYTAWVTENPSTWKDPGEWRPERFEEGGEGWETDVTGTRGIRMMPFGAGRRICPAATLGMLHIQLMLARMVREYRWVAVPGERPDPTETFAFTVVMKEPLRAAILERE, from the coding sequence ATGGACCTCGTCGACGTCCTGTACGTCGTCGGCGCTGCCGTTGTGGCGGCCGTGTGGTGGCGCCGCTGTTCGAGGACGCCGGAGGGGCTCCCGCCCGGTCCGCCGGGGTGGCCGGTGGTGGGAAACCTGTTCCAGGTGATCCTGGAGCGGCGGCCCTTCATGTACGTCGCTCGGGACCTGCGCAAGCGCTACGGCCCCATCTTCACCATGCGGATGGGGCAGCGGACCCTCATCATCGTCACCTCCGCCGACCTCATCCACGAGGCGCTGGTGCAGAGGGGTCCCCTCTTCGCCAGCCGCCCCGCCGACTCCCCCACCCGCCTCCTCTTCAGCGCCGGCAAGTGCACCGTCAACTCCGCCGCGTACGGGCCCCTCTGGCGCGCCCTCCGCCGTAACTTCGTCAGCGAGATCGTCACCCCCGCTCGCGTCAAGCAGTTCGGCTGGATCCGGGACTGGGCTATGGCCAACCACCTCGCCCGCGTCCGCGCCGAGTTCAAGGCCACCGGCGCGGTGCAGATGATGAGCAACTGCCGCCTCACCGTCTGCAGCATCCTCGTCTGCATCTGCTTCGGCGCCAGGGTCCCCGAGGACCACGTCCGGGTGATCGAGGAGGTGCTCAAGgaggtgatgatgatgacgacgccCAAGCTGCCGGATTTCCTCCCTATCTTCACTCCCTTCTTCCGCGGCCAGCTGACAGAGGCCAGGAAGTTGCGGAAGCGGCAGATGGACTGTCTTGTGCCCCTGGTGAGAGCTCGAAGGGCGTTCGTGGAGAGCGGGGGGGAGATGGACCCGAGCTCGGCGTGGGAGATGGTGAGCCCGGTCGGCGAGGCCTACATCGACTCCCTGTATGGCATGGAACCCAGCGGCAAAGGCCGGCTGGGCGAGGACGAGCTGGTGACTCTCTGCTCGGAGGTCATGAGCGCCGGCACCGACACGAGCGCCACCATGCTGGAGTGGGCGATGCTGCATTTGGTGCTCGACCAGTCGGCGCAGGAGCGGCTGTACGAGGAGATCGTCGGAAAGGTCGGGAGGGACAAGGGGAGGAAGATCACGGAGGCGGACGTGGAGGGGATGAGCTACCTGCAAGCGGTGGTGAAGGAGACAATGCGGCGGCACCCGCCGAGTCACTTCGTGCTGTCGCATGCGGCGACGAGGGAGACGGAGCTGGGCGGGTACCGCATCCCGGCGGACGCCAGCGTGGAGTTCTACACGGCGTGGGTGACGGAGAACCCGAGCACGTGGAAGGACCCGGGGGAGTGGCGGCCGGAGCGGTTCGAGGAGGGCGGCGAGGGGTGGGAGACGGACGTCACGGGGACGCGAGGCATCAGGATGATGCCGTTCGGGGCCGGCCGGCGGATCTGCCCCGCCGCCACCCTGGGGATGCTCCACATCCAGCTCATGCTCGCGAGGATGGTGAGGGAGTACCGGTGGGTGGCGGTGCCCGGCGAGCGGCCGGACCCGACCGAGACCTTCGCCTTCACGGTGGTGATGAAGGAGCCTCTCAGAGCTGCCATCTTGGAGAGGGAGTGA